A single window of Nematostella vectensis chromosome 4, jaNemVect1.1, whole genome shotgun sequence DNA harbors:
- the LOC5506589 gene encoding loricrin, whose protein sequence is MKKIFTFCILFVTIILHLGASIFHTEDQRYSFLETKQNHYLSSRSFQVSMTSELMQCVQKCLTKQNCRSINYCNHDSRCELLDISVVENNKKDLFQWREGCVVAWWVNLKVRIFTFTTLGETGASGPTSTDGYKATHLNGLVRLHNGIQIWKTPETGKYVIEAFGASGRNGTCSSCSGWTRGGRGAQIKGVFSLQGGLELRILVGQRGKMVSGFSGDLPGSGGGGTFVTLADNTPLLVAGGGGGGGVSTASGGDGDPGQATTNGSHHGGIDGQGGRICATINPPCPLIVVQPYCTGSGFYGNGIVHFATPPSSFVNGGSGGSGTSEGGFGGGGATVASRPGGGGGYSGGGLASSGGSTLSSEGGVAGGGGSYNNGADQKNIAGTNEGDGRVVITLML, encoded by the coding sequence ATGAAGAAAATCTTCACTTTTTGTATACTCTTTGTCACTATCATCCTCCATCTGGGTGCTTCAATATTCCACACGGAAGACCAAAGATACTCCTTCCTGGAAACCAAACAGAATCATTACCTGTCGTCCAGGTCTTTCCAGGTCTCTATGACCAGCGAACTCATGCAATGCGTGCAGAAATGCCTCACCAAGCAAAATTGCCGTTCAATAAACTATTGCAACCACGACAGCAGATGCGAATTGCTGGACATCTCCGTCGTGGAAAACAACAAGAAGGATTTATTTCAGTGGCGGGAAGGCTGTGTTGTGGCATGGTGGGTCAACTTAAAGGTTCGAATATTCACATTTACCACCCTCGGTGAAACTGGGGCTAGTGGGCCGACGTCCACGGACGGATACAAAGCGACACACCTAAATGGCCTGGTTCGCTTGCATAATGGCATCCAAATATGGAAAACACCGGAAACAGGAAAGTACGTCATCGAAGCTTTCGGCGCTTCCGGTAGAAATGGTACGTGTTCATCATGTTCGGGTTGGACTCGTGGCGGCAGGGGTGCGCAGATCAAAGGGGTGTTTTCTTTGCAAGGTGGCTTGGAACTGAGAATACTTGTTGGGCAACGTGGAAAGATGGTCTCTGGATTTTCTGGGGATCTGCCTGGGTCTGGCGGCGGAGGAACATTTGTCACACTAGCGGATAACACCCCACTTCTCGTAGccggagggggtgggggagggggagtatCTACAGCCTCAGGGGGGGATGGTGACCCGGGACAAGCAACTACAAATGGGAGTCATCATGGAGGTATTGATGGTCAAGGGGGGAGGATATGTGCTACTATTAACCCCCCTTGCCCATTGATAGTGGTACAGCCATACTGTACCGGCTCTGGTTTCTATGGTAACGGAATTGTACATTTTGCAACACCACCGTCAAGTTTCGTGAACGGTGGTTCGGGGGGGTCCGGTACCAGTGAAGGTGGTTTCGGAGGGGGTGGGGCTACAGTGGCGAGCAGACCAGGGGGAGGTGGTGGGTATTCCGGGGGAGGCTTAGCAAGTTCAGGGGGGTCAACCCTTTCGTCGGAGGGCGGAGTAGCAGGAGGTGGCGGTTCCTATAACAACGGCGCTGACCAGAAAAACATCGCGGGCACTAACGAAGGCGACGGTAGAGTCGTTATCACACTGATGCTGTAG